From one Thalassobaculum sp. OXR-137 genomic stretch:
- the typA gene encoding translational GTPase TypA, producing the protein MSLRNIAIIAHVDHGKTTLVDVLLKQSGTFRENQQTAERMMDSNDIERERGITILAKCTSVDWKGTRVNIVDTPGHADFGGEVERILTMVDGALLLVDASEGPMPQTKFVLGKALALGLRPIVVVNKVDKPEQRAYEVQDEVFDLFGALGADEKQLDFPTIFASAKMGWASETPDEKGTDMAVLFERIVAHVPEPTVQPDEPFSMLATTVEADPYLGRILTGRIQSGRIKPNTSLKALSRTGKELERARVSKILAFRGLERTPLEEASAGDIVALAGFSEATVADTLCAPEVAVPLPANPIDPSTIAVTFAVNDSPLSGREGDKVTSRLIRDRLFREAEGNVAIRVKETEDKDAYEVSGRGELQLAVLIEQMRREGFELSISRPRVLLKTDPETGQRQEPIDEVYVDVDEEFSGAVIEAITMRKGELLEMKPSGGGKQRLVFNAPSRGLIGYHGDFLTATRGTGIMNRVFQGYAPYKGPIPGRRAGVMVSMEQGEAMAYALQNLEERGPLMVSPGDKVYSGMILGENNKGQDLEVNPLKSKQLTNFRASGKDENVDLTPPIRMTLEKAIAYIEDDELVEVTPQSIRLRKRYLDPNERKRMLKKSVQQSA; encoded by the coding sequence ATGTCGCTCCGCAATATCGCGATCATCGCGCACGTCGATCATGGCAAGACAACCCTCGTGGATGTCCTGCTGAAGCAGTCCGGTACCTTCCGCGAAAACCAGCAGACCGCTGAGCGGATGATGGACAGCAACGACATCGAACGCGAGCGTGGCATCACCATTCTCGCCAAGTGCACCTCCGTCGACTGGAAGGGCACGCGGGTCAACATCGTCGACACGCCGGGCCACGCCGATTTCGGCGGCGAGGTCGAGCGCATCCTGACCATGGTCGACGGCGCCCTCCTCCTGGTGGACGCGTCGGAAGGTCCGATGCCGCAGACCAAGTTCGTGCTCGGCAAGGCGCTGGCCCTGGGCCTGCGTCCGATCGTCGTGGTCAACAAGGTCGATAAGCCGGAGCAGCGCGCCTACGAGGTGCAGGACGAGGTCTTCGACCTGTTCGGCGCGCTCGGTGCCGACGAGAAGCAGCTCGACTTCCCGACGATCTTCGCTTCCGCGAAGATGGGCTGGGCATCAGAGACCCCGGACGAGAAGGGCACCGACATGGCGGTGCTGTTCGAGCGGATCGTCGCCCATGTGCCGGAGCCGACCGTTCAGCCGGACGAGCCGTTCTCCATGCTGGCGACCACGGTGGAGGCCGATCCGTATCTCGGCCGCATCCTGACCGGCCGCATCCAGTCCGGCCGGATCAAGCCGAACACCAGCCTGAAGGCCCTGTCGCGCACCGGCAAGGAACTGGAGCGCGCCCGCGTGTCCAAGATCCTGGCCTTCCGTGGCCTGGAGCGCACCCCGCTCGAAGAGGCGTCGGCCGGCGACATCGTCGCGCTGGCCGGCTTCTCCGAGGCCACCGTCGCCGACACGCTCTGCGCGCCGGAAGTGGCGGTGCCCCTGCCCGCCAACCCGATCGATCCGTCGACCATCGCCGTGACCTTCGCGGTGAACGACAGCCCGTTGTCCGGCCGCGAGGGCGACAAGGTCACCTCGCGCCTGATCCGCGACCGTCTGTTCCGCGAGGCCGAGGGCAACGTCGCCATCCGGGTCAAGGAAACCGAAGACAAGGACGCCTACGAGGTCTCCGGTCGGGGCGAGCTCCAGCTCGCCGTGCTGATCGAGCAGATGCGCCGGGAAGGCTTCGAGCTGTCGATCAGCCGGCCCCGCGTGCTGCTGAAGACCGATCCCGAGACCGGCCAGCGCCAGGAGCCGATCGACGAGGTTTATGTCGACGTGGACGAGGAGTTCTCCGGCGCGGTGATCGAGGCGATCACCATGCGCAAGGGCGAACTGCTGGAGATGAAGCCGTCGGGCGGCGGCAAGCAGCGTCTGGTGTTCAACGCGCCGTCCCGTGGCCTGATCGGCTATCACGGCGATTTCCTGACCGCCACGCGCGGCACCGGCATCATGAACCGGGTGTTCCAGGGCTACGCTCCCTACAAGGGGCCGATCCCCGGCCGCCGCGCCGGCGTCATGGTCTCCATGGAACAGGGCGAGGCCATGGCCTATGCCCTGCAGAACCTGGAAGAGCGCGGCCCGCTGATGGTGTCGCCGGGCGACAAGGTCTATTCCGGCATGATCCTGGGCGAGAACAACAAGGGCCAGGACCTGGAAGTGAACCCGCTGAAGTCGAAGCAGCTCACCAACTTCCGTGCGTCCGGCAAGGACGAGAACGTCGACCTGACCCCGCCGATCCGGATGACCCTGGAGAAGGCGATCGCCTATATCGAGGACGACGAGCTGGTCGAGGTGACGCCGCAGAGCATCCGCCTGCGCAAGCGTTATCTGGATCCGAACGAGCGCAAGCGCATGCTCAAGAAGAGCGTCCAGCAGAGCGCCTGA
- the pxpB gene encoding 5-oxoprolinase subunit PxpB — MPPATADETSTAPRFLAAGDTAVVVEFGTVVDRAVNRRVTSLGRALREAEMAGIVDLVPTFRSLMVHYDPTVIRRAEIEEKVNALLPDLSDEATGGRLWRVPTLYGGDYGPDLEEVAERTGMSPQKVVEIHSGGTYECYMMGFMPGLGYLGTLPDELALPRRTEPRVRVPGGSVAIATNLTNIYTKESPGGWHLLGRTPIELFDLRRDEPILLNAGDSVQFYEIDEATYKEMRARADEGDPVIEPQEIDQAGDGA; from the coding sequence ATGCCTCCAGCCACGGCAGACGAAACGTCAACGGCCCCGCGCTTCCTGGCGGCGGGCGATACGGCCGTGGTGGTCGAGTTCGGCACCGTCGTCGACCGGGCGGTGAACCGGCGGGTGACGAGCCTCGGCCGGGCGCTGCGGGAAGCGGAAATGGCGGGGATCGTCGACCTGGTCCCGACCTTCCGCTCGCTGATGGTGCATTACGATCCGACCGTGATCCGCCGGGCCGAGATCGAGGAGAAGGTCAACGCCCTGCTGCCCGATCTCAGCGACGAGGCCACCGGCGGCCGGCTCTGGCGGGTGCCCACGCTCTATGGCGGGGACTACGGCCCGGATCTGGAGGAGGTCGCCGAGCGGACGGGCATGAGTCCGCAGAAGGTCGTGGAGATCCATTCCGGCGGCACCTACGAGTGCTACATGATGGGGTTCATGCCGGGGCTGGGCTATCTCGGCACGCTGCCGGACGAACTCGCCCTGCCGCGCCGCACCGAGCCGCGGGTGCGGGTGCCGGGCGGTTCGGTGGCCATCGCCACCAACCTGACCAACATCTACACCAAGGAATCGCCCGGCGGCTGGCACCTGCTGGGCCGCACGCCGATCGAGCTGTTCGACCTGCGCCGCGACGAGCCGATCCTGCTGAATGCCGGCGACAGCGTGCAGTTCTACGAGATCGACGAGGCCACCTATAAAGAGATGCGGGCCCGGGCCGACGAGGGCGATCCGGTCATCGAACCCCAGGAAATCGACCAGGCGGGAGACGGCGCATGA
- a CDS encoding DUF3990 domain-containing protein, with protein sequence MPWTNGPLKAFHGTDAASASAIVANGVDPTKGRPTTDFGQGFYVTTSLQQAMNWALRKANYPHVRPSRRPALVYFEIDREKLAALDGLVFVMEDPDSDYWDFVAHCRAGIRGHGRPHQSYYDVVMGPVSLWRQKHTIANVDQISFHTPNAGHVASQAMSPKIIDVLSFPSLSRYVNL encoded by the coding sequence ATGCCGTGGACCAATGGCCCTCTGAAGGCATTCCACGGCACGGACGCTGCCTCTGCGTCGGCCATCGTGGCAAACGGGGTCGACCCTACCAAGGGTCGGCCCACTACCGATTTCGGACAAGGCTTCTACGTCACAACCTCGCTCCAACAGGCAATGAATTGGGCCCTGCGGAAGGCAAACTATCCTCATGTTCGACCGTCGAGGAGGCCGGCTCTGGTCTATTTTGAAATAGATCGGGAGAAGCTTGCCGCGTTGGACGGTTTGGTTTTCGTGATGGAAGATCCCGATAGCGACTATTGGGACTTTGTCGCCCATTGCCGCGCCGGGATTCGGGGCCACGGCCGTCCACACCAATCTTACTATGATGTGGTGATGGGGCCCGTATCTCTTTGGCGCCAGAAGCATACGATCGCCAATGTGGACCAGATCAGTTTCCACACACCGAACGCCGGACACGTTGCATCCCAGGCAATGTCACCCAAAATCATAGATGTGTTATCGTTTCCTTCACTCTCGCGATATGTGAACCTTTAG
- a CDS encoding M24 family metallopeptidase, whose product MTSPAFSHAEYTARQDAVRRSMEKAGIDTLVVTEPANMCYLTGYDGWSFYTPQCLLVALKLDEPVLIVRGMDANAGKVTTHLRHENILGFPDHYVQQPDRHPMDWVAEEMGRRGIDGGTVGLEMDSYYFSPMAYEHIKKGLPNAKIANGNNVVNWVRSIKSPAELAYMREAAKIIAETMRVGIEAVQPGVRQCDAVAKIYDTAIRGVDGIGGDYPAIVPMLPSGIGASTPHLTWSDAPFKSGEATILELAGVRRRYHCPMARTVSLGKPPQKLADASAVICDGIAAALDAAKPGATCEEVEAAWRRELAKSGFEKESRIGYSVGLNYPPDWGEHTMSLRPGDKTVIQPNMTFHMIPGLMLDDCGIEISECFLITEKGAECFYDFPRPMVVKD is encoded by the coding sequence ATGACCTCACCCGCCTTCTCCCACGCCGAATACACCGCCCGTCAGGACGCCGTTCGGCGCTCCATGGAGAAGGCGGGCATCGATACCCTGGTCGTCACCGAACCGGCGAACATGTGCTACCTGACCGGCTATGACGGCTGGTCGTTCTACACGCCGCAATGCCTGCTGGTGGCGTTGAAACTGGACGAGCCGGTACTGATCGTGCGCGGCATGGACGCCAATGCCGGCAAGGTCACCACCCATCTCCGGCACGAGAACATCCTGGGCTTCCCGGACCACTACGTGCAGCAGCCGGACCGCCACCCGATGGACTGGGTGGCCGAGGAGATGGGGCGCCGCGGCATCGACGGCGGCACCGTCGGTCTGGAGATGGACAGCTACTACTTCTCCCCGATGGCCTACGAGCACATCAAGAAGGGTCTGCCGAACGCCAAGATCGCCAACGGCAACAACGTCGTGAACTGGGTGCGCTCGATCAAATCGCCGGCCGAACTCGCCTATATGCGCGAGGCCGCCAAGATCATCGCCGAGACCATGCGGGTCGGCATCGAGGCGGTTCAGCCTGGCGTGCGGCAATGCGATGCGGTGGCAAAGATCTACGACACCGCGATCCGCGGCGTGGACGGGATCGGCGGCGACTATCCCGCGATCGTGCCGATGCTGCCCTCGGGCATCGGCGCTTCGACCCCGCACCTGACCTGGTCAGACGCGCCGTTCAAATCCGGCGAGGCGACGATCCTGGAACTGGCAGGGGTGCGCCGGCGCTATCACTGCCCGATGGCCCGCACCGTCTCGCTCGGCAAGCCGCCGCAGAAGCTGGCCGATGCCAGTGCGGTGATCTGCGACGGCATCGCCGCGGCCCTGGACGCCGCCAAGCCCGGCGCGACCTGCGAGGAGGTGGAAGCGGCCTGGCGCCGCGAACTGGCCAAGTCCGGGTTCGAGAAGGAAAGCCGGATCGGCTACTCGGTCGGGCTGAACTATCCGCCGGACTGGGGCGAGCACACCATGAGCCTGCGCCCGGGCGACAAGACCGTGATCCAGCCGAACATGACGTTCCACATGATTCCCGGCCTGATGCTCGACGATTGCGGCATCGAGATCTCGGAATGCTTCCTGATCACCGAGAAAGGCGCGGAATGCTTCTACGACTTCCCGCGGCCGATGGTGGTGAAGGACTAG
- a CDS encoding 5-oxoprolinase subunit PxpA, whose translation MARKVNLNADMGEGFGDYDIGNDTEMLKIIKSANVACGFHGGDWNVMDRVCKQSKERGVSVGAHPGFNDLWGFGRRKIQMATDDVERMVCYQIGALQAMAAANGMKVTHVKTHGALGNICAVELDWAQAIGRAIKAVDPSLIFLAPTGCKMIEVAQDMGLTFASEVFADRTYDDDGNLTPRSQPNAMVHDPDEAAERVIHMIQNQEIVSTSGKHVPAVVHSICVHGDGPTAVAVATKVRAGIEAAGIDIVPLPEMELG comes from the coding sequence ATGGCTCGCAAGGTCAATTTGAACGCCGATATGGGTGAAGGTTTCGGCGATTACGACATCGGCAACGACACCGAGATGCTGAAGATCATCAAATCGGCCAATGTTGCCTGCGGCTTCCACGGCGGCGACTGGAACGTGATGGACCGGGTCTGCAAGCAGTCCAAGGAGCGCGGCGTGTCCGTCGGCGCCCATCCGGGCTTCAACGATCTCTGGGGCTTCGGGCGCCGCAAGATCCAGATGGCGACCGACGATGTGGAGCGGATGGTCTGCTACCAGATCGGCGCCCTGCAGGCGATGGCGGCGGCCAACGGCATGAAGGTCACCCATGTGAAGACCCACGGCGCGCTCGGCAACATCTGCGCCGTCGAGCTCGACTGGGCCCAGGCCATCGGCCGGGCGATCAAGGCGGTCGACCCGTCGCTGATCTTCCTCGCACCGACCGGTTGCAAGATGATCGAGGTCGCCCAGGACATGGGCCTGACCTTCGCCTCGGAGGTCTTCGCCGACCGCACCTATGACGACGACGGCAACCTGACCCCGCGCAGCCAGCCCAACGCCATGGTTCACGACCCGGACGAGGCGGCGGAGCGGGTCATTCACATGATCCAGAACCAGGAGATCGTCTCGACCTCCGGCAAGCATGTGCCGGCGGTGGTGCACAGCATCTGCGTGCATGGCGACGGGCCGACCGCGGTCGCCGTCGCGACCAAGGTCCGCGCCGGCATCGAAGCCGCCGGCATCGACATCGTTCCCCTTCCCGAGATGGAGCTTGGCTGA